DNA from Nitrospirota bacterium:
GCTTTTTGTGTTCTTTGTGGAATCGCTTGGTTTTATGGACTTCTATATAAATATGATGCACATGCCAATCAAACCATACCCAAGACCACAAACCTATTCCAATAAAAAAAGGAGGTGAATAACTTATATATCCGCCGGTGATTACATACCCATAAGGATAATACCAATAATATGGAGGATAGGCTGGATACCACCATGGCCCATATACATAAATAGGGTCGTAGACTGGAATATAAATCACCTGAGTATTGGCAGGTTCAATCCTGATAATTTCTTTCTCCACGATGACTTCTTGTTCTGATGTCGTCTTGAGATTTCCCTGTTCCTGAGCTTTCCTGCGCAGTTCCTGTATAACCTCCATGACTTCATCTTCCTGAGCAAGAAATGCATCTCCTAATTTTCTGGTCTGGTCAAGTTTATCACTCATAGCAAAAAGTACGTCTGGAAAATGACATAGCGATTTTATGCTTGTATCCCATGGCTTCAGTTTCAGAGCATTGTCCAGTTCATCACCCTTCAAGCCCTTGTTCTGACGCAACCATCGCTCAGCTTCTACTACTTCGAGCGGATATGTCGATGCTATAAGTATCTGAGCTATTAGCGAATCCGGATAAAGGGCAATTGAAGCAAGCATTTGAGTGAGTTCTTCCTTTTTAAATCTTTCAGATTGTTCCGACTCACCGTAATCTTGCGCTGCTATTTCATGCGGTAACATAAGCATGGGAAATAATATCCATGCAAGAGTTATCTTAATAATTTTTATATTTCGCATAATGTCTCCTTTCAATGGTTTTCTACTAACTAATTAAACCCGAAAAATACAACCCTTTAGCAATAGAGACAGGCATATAAGTATCAAAAATATAAATATTTTTTCCGGTTTTCCCAATCTTATGTTTTTTGGCTTGGCAACGAAAAATTAAATGTTGCACCTTTATCAAC
Protein-coding regions in this window:
- a CDS encoding DUF3300 domain-containing protein; the encoded protein is MRNIKIIKITLAWILFPMLMLPHEIAAQDYGESEQSERFKKEELTQMLASIALYPDSLIAQILIASTYPLEVVEAERWLRQNKGLKGDELDNALKLKPWDTSIKSLCHFPDVLFAMSDKLDQTRKLGDAFLAQEDEVMEVIQELRRKAQEQGNLKTTSEQEVIVEKEIIRIEPANTQVIYIPVYDPIYVYGPWWYPAYPPYYWYYPYGYVITGGYISYSPPFFIGIGLWSWVWFDWHVHHIYIEVHKTKRFHKEHKKQVSGKVYWRHDPYHRKGVAYRDSKTKERFITKPGSLWLSPSSPEIRGYPPKEGSEKKIFKTKEQPVEVQKGIIVPGAKTEPKKIKQKPVLDTPFRGIGNGSFERKASERGSESRKSKQIISPSKVIIQPGGMFPDSGSGLKFSR